A single genomic interval of Ischnura elegans chromosome 3, ioIscEleg1.1, whole genome shotgun sequence harbors:
- the LOC124155477 gene encoding 26S proteasome non-ATPase regulatory subunit 6 — protein sequence MPLENLEEQGLEKNPNLQIAQMKFLLTLPQYKNDKSTLDALMNAIRTDNMAPFYEEVVADLGWACDAELLESMKEANKKKLEELEDAILDAEKNLGDVEVRDAYLAKAEYLCRIGDKSKCLTAFNKTYDKTVSLGHRLDIVFHKIRIGLFYLDHDLITKSINQAKKLIEEGGDWDRRNRLKVYQGTYSLAIRDFKGAANFFLDTISTFTSYELMDYTKFVKYTVYVSMISLPRNELRDKIIKGSEILEVLHSNPDVKNYLFSLYNCQYSEFFKNLVAVENFFKTDYLLSPHYRYYVREMRIMAYSQLLESYRSLTLQYMATAFGVSVDFMDQELSRFIAAGRLHCKVDKVGGVVETNRPDAKNSQYQSTIKQGDILLNRVQKLSRVINI from the coding sequence ATGCCGTTGGAAAATCTAGAGGAACAAGGGCTGGAGAAAAATCCAAATCTCCAGATAGCCCAAATGAAGTTTCTGCTGACGCTACCTCAATATAAAAATGACAAGAGTACTCTTGACGCCCTCATGAATGCAATACGGACCGATAATATGGCACCTTTCTATGAAGAGGTGGTCGCTGATCTAGGGTGGGCGTGTGATGCGGAACTGTTGGAGTCCATGAAGGAAGCCAACAAGAAGAAGTTGGAGGAATTGGAAGATGCTATTCTGGACGCAGAGAAGAATTTAGGAGATGTGGAAGTCAGAGATGCATATTTGGCTAAAGCTGAGTACTTGTGCCGCATTGGAGATAAGAGTAAATGCCTCACTGCATTTAATAAGACTTACGATAAAACTGTGTCTTTGGGGCACCGGTTGGATATTGTTTTCCACAAAATACGTATTGGGCTCTTTTATTTGGATCATGATCTCATTACTAAGAGTATTAATCAGGCCAAGAAGCTAATCGAGGAAGGCGGTGATTGGGATCGCAGAAATCGCCTTAAAGTGTACCAAGGCACATACTCTCTTGCAATTAGGGATTTCAAAGGTGCAGCCAATTTTTTCTTAGATACTATATCAACATTCACTTCTTATGAATTAATGGACTATACGAAGTTTGTCAAGTACACAGTGTATGTCAGCATGATCTCTTTGCCGAGGAATGAACTTAGAGACAAAATTATCAAAGGGTCAGAGATTTTGGAGGTTCTGCATTCCAATCCAGATGTGAAAAATTACTTGTTTTCTTTGTACAACTGTCaatattctgaattttttaagAACTTAGTGGCagttgaaaacttttttaaaacagATTATCTCCTCAGCCCTCATTATCGATATTATGTCAGGGAAATGAGAATCATGGCCTATTCACAACTCTTGGAATCTTATAGGAGCTTAACTTTGCAGTATATGGCTACAGCCTTTGGTGTCAGTGTTGATTTCATGGACCAAGAGTTGTCTAGATTCATTGCTGCTGGTCGACTTCATTGCAAAGTTGATAAGGTTGGAGGTGTTGTGGAAACTAATCGACCTGATGCCAAGAATTCTCAATATCAGTCTACCATTAAGCAAGGGGATATACTACTAAACAGAGTTCAAAAACTGTCTAGAGTCATAAACATTTGA
- the LOC124155479 gene encoding cytochrome b-c1 complex subunit 9, producing the protein MGLSTTVYNTLFKRSSTYAMTIILSAFFFERTFELASDQIFNSINKGKLWNDIKHKYE; encoded by the exons ATGGGTCTCTCAACCACAGTGTACAACACTCTATTTAAGCGATCATCTACGTACGCGATGACGATTATTCTGAGTGCTTTCTTTTTCGAAAGAACTTTCGAATTAGCTTCAGATCAAATTTTTAACTCCATCAACAAGGGC AAACTATGGAACGATATCAAGCATAAATACGAGTGA